A genomic stretch from Hevea brasiliensis isolate MT/VB/25A 57/8 unplaced genomic scaffold, ASM3005281v1 Scaf185, whole genome shotgun sequence includes:
- the LOC110631644 gene encoding mitochondrial uncoupling protein 5 produces the protein MGLKGFVEGGIASIVAGCSTHPLDLIKVRMQLQGNPRTKSAAVQTLRPAIAFHTTTPGTTIHLPQQPLPVPAPRVGPIAVGVRIVQQEGVAALFSGVSATMLRQTLYSTTRMGLYDILKQKWTDPNTKTMPLASKIAAGLIAGGIGAAVGNPADVAMVRMQADGRLPPAQRRNYKSVIDAITRMAKQEGITSLWRGSSLTVNRAMLVTASQLASYDQFKEMILEKRLMRDGLGTHVTASFAAGFVASVASNPVDVIKTRVMNMKVEAGEAPPYAGALDCAIKTVKAEGPMALYKGFIPTISRQGPFTIVLFVTLEQVRKLFKDF, from the coding sequence ATGGGTTTGAAAGGTTTTGTTGAAGGAGGCATAGCTTCAATTGTTGCTGGGTGCTCCACTCACCCTCTGGACCTCATCAAGGTCCGTATGCAACTCCAAGGAAACCCACGCACCAAATCCGCCGCCGTCCAAACTCTCCGGCCGGCTATCGCTTTCCACACCACCACTCCTGGAACCACCATTCATTTGCCTCAACAACCATTACCCGTTCCAGCACCTCGTGTGGGTCCCATCGCTGTCGGTGTCCGCATCGTACAGCAAGAAGGTGTAGCCGCGCTTTTTTCAGGTGTCTCTGCCACCATGCTCCGCCAGACCCTCTATTCCACCACCCGCATGGGGCTCTACGACATCTTGAAACAGAAATGGACCGATCCTAACACCAAAACCATGCCTTTAGCTAGCAAGATTGCTGCAGGGCTTATAGCTGGTGGCATCGGTGCAGCCGTTGGAAATCCAGCCGATGTTGCGATGGTCCGCATGCAGGCAGACGGGCGTCTGCCACCAGCTCAGCGCCGGAACTACAAGAGCGTGATCGACGCAATCACACGCATGGCAAAGCAAGAAGGCATTACTAGCCTGTGGCGCGGGTCATCGCTGACAGTCAACCGGGCTATGCTGGTGACAGCATCGCAGCTAGCATCATACGACCAATTCAAGGAAATGATCCTGGAAAAAAGATTGATGCGCGATGGACTTGGAACCCACGTGACAGCAAGTTTCGCGGCGGGATTCGTGGCATCGGTAGCATCAAATCCAGTGGACGTGATAAAGACAAGGGTGATGAACATGAAGGTGGAAGCAGGGGAGGCGCCACCGTATGCAGGGGCGTTAGATTGCGCAATAAAGACTGTGAAGGCGGAGGGTCCGATGGCGCTGTACAAAGGTTTTATACCAACGATTTCGAGACAAGGCCCTTTCACGATTGTACTGTTTGTGACACTGGAACAGGTTAGGAAGCTGTTCAAGGATTTCTGA